A single window of Sparus aurata chromosome 12, fSpaAur1.1, whole genome shotgun sequence DNA harbors:
- the LOC115592828 gene encoding macrophage mannose receptor 1, translating into MDRRQRTLLQLLSFAALLSCAHSQCHQGWREFEGKCYYFSTDAKSWNDANAFCMTQRSSLMSIQDVHERQWVGTQLNSDIYWIGLTDHVVEGVWEWSDGKPFIEYLSFWIGGQPDNWGDDPGEDCGQVVGSSYGRWNDENCDVQRKYICKHVNPNPGPQCDLANGWRQFGSSCYKLHALDWKSWTEARHDCVQDGADLVSITSADEEQFVTGSLDSSHFDLWIGFSTLKCNKISCQVEAGNEQFTWSDAQTGDYTNWGPNEPAGDAQTGICAAKIKEETGEFGKWKGHMCRYERPYMCERPLNTICAPGWHSFGGSCYWMVSNTDLLTTWYEAVTKCSDMGAHLLIINSQEEQFYINGNLPDFHQVNVPDIWIGLSDKDQDGSFNWVDKSKIEFSNYSPGWPKNTANLWDCGQIFTGNYDGKWETTNCFKSHGYICEMTGGQNPKPTATPDSHCDAGYLLYGDFCYQFETEEVKNWQDAEAHCVKEQGHLASFHTQEELSFLVAHMPIAAWIGLNDIHVENQFVFSDGTSPDLVPWVPGQPDNWQGNEDCVHIRGMNEVEPGLLNDDYCTSSRDFICKKPKGQGPPPQPPTSGPGWNEKCGSWMADPFNDYCYLFNYLSMRSWADARADCVNQGGDLLSITEPFEQGFIQGVIQHSPTGISLWMGGHDSVTEGGWEWMDGSPFRFINWNAGNPDDYYGEDCLSIIINNGYWNDDNCEYKRGYVCKRRGVTPEPPPPHDGFMTALVCQGSTAVLHCLDESVINIQSAFYGRKSDEICPHMEGSEGTCTVNNILPHYRKTCDNRQFCFVYAHTDPDPCPDISKYLEIVYTCEQKVCLHGLGVEDGNITDSQLSASSSSASFTASKARLNGDSCWRPSSTASSWIQVNLGQTRKVTGIVIQGCPQYDYWVTKFKLQHSMDGLSWTDYTADGEFFPGSLDRNSPETQLLGTPVSAQYVRILPLEVNGQAGLRFDVLGCTPDYAITCGSVPAFSFVNDKKSVHCPAGCARDSYTVYGTSEYRGDSNICAAAIHAGVMLNEVGGDCTMLKTAGLDFYPGSTRNGITSRQYDGSFGVSFTFADGELRCSGPDWYEFADFCYKPFQDKKTWHDAQTACRNLGAELVSIRSMTEQLWLESYLYLETSDVWTGMNDLDFPGFFIWSDGHLVTFTYWAPGEPNNHAGYNEDCVEMLHQTGRWNDVTCSELNTYICKMPKGHYPVPSVKPTVYGCPQGWEAYGYACYWMEETPRSWSEAKEFCEGQDSFLVHLGDIYEQAHFTVELSGKTGFWWIGLRAQGGASGGVDYYWDNGLPLTFTHWDKDQPDSGDGKCVAMTSGQIGGFWDDKECSEKFNFFCEKPRPDINPPTKAPTPPPAQGCATGWTAQPHFRYCYKLFHNVDWSMKKSWGAAREDCVSRGADLVSIHNQEEEDFLSLYSKGTSKWIGLKRNPTEGGYSWSDGTPVSHTNWGYGEPNDHEGREECVEMVSSTNGTFSWWNDLNCDAHQDWICRITKGKNPILPPVPPSPVPAPDCGPNPGWRKNNNVCYYYNDTDIVDFHTAMVRCYEEKARLVSIHSTEEQAYVNTMVGTGDVTAAWIGMRMFGIASGQYHWVDHSAVSYTHWAPGEPNNANGEEQCVQMNRHQGTWNDANCGRAGAGYVCKKLPGDNHTPPPPTQPWEGNCPEGWMRFKDKCFMFKGKENDIKANWTFASSWCKDQGGELAIIDNQYENDFVSSYLKDLHRHTWIGLSDLLAENQYAWSDGVSPVKYTNWNEKEPNNAGGAEHCVAISHNYLVTGRWNDDGCHKEHSFVCSRKKSSTVDPPPPTKNPCPDGYISWYLNCYKLVEEPATWDAAQTACEQQGGNLASIDMSYDQAFVAGVVLQGKADAWIGLRREEDGSYMWTDGWPVFFTQWGPGEPSNIEGEGCVSMHGSRLFHGTWNDTKCDVSKPYICKISSEKPPPTPAPGDGKCPPFWFPYGRYCYYVYDGQQGFSWPDSRHYCQSVRGDLASIHSRAEVEFIRNLNYTKYHHIWIGLTRDNNFGWAWTDKTSLGFTNWAPNEPNFAFHPGDVAEENCVEMYHDGHWNDNNCLEKRGFVCRHRQYYTTDDGGNPIIPTDGPDGSGNNGGVVAGAIIGAILFVVLIVGLLYYVIKVRGYKLSSLSLPTRSTNNADVVTFNNPNFETDT; encoded by the exons ATGGACAGAAGACAGAGGACGCTTCTGCAGCTGCTCAGTTTTGCTGCTCTTCTGAGTTGCG CCCACAGCCAGTGTCACCAAGGCTGGAGGGAGTTTGAGGGTAAATGTTACTACTTTTCAACCGATGCGAAGTCGTGGAATGACGCGAACGCATTTTGTATGACGCAGAGGAGCAGCCTGATGAGCATTCAGGACGTTCACGAGAGG CAATGGGTGGGCACACAACTCAACTCAGACATCTACTGGATCGGCCTGACTGACCACGTGGTTGAAGGTGTCTGGGAGTGGAGTGATGGGAAGCCTTTTATTGAATACCTGTC ATTCTGGATCGGGGGTCAGCCTGATAACTGGGGTGATGACCCCGGGGAGGACTGCGGTCAGGTGGTCGGGTCCAGCTATGGACGGTGGAATGACGAGAACTGTGATGTTCAGAGGAAATATATCTGCAAGCACGTCAACC CAAACCCTGGCCCACAGTGTGACCTCGCCAACGGCTGGAGACAGTTCGGCTCCAGCTGCTACAAGCTGCACGCTCTGGACTGGAAGAGCTGGACTGAGGCCAGACATGACTGCGTGCAGGACGGAGCAGACCTGGTGTCCATTACGTCAGCAGATGAAGAGCAGTTCGTCACGGGATCGCTGGACTCATCACACTTTGACCTCTGGATTGGGTTTTCCACATTG AAATGCAACAAGATTTCCTGTCAGGTCGAGGCGGGAAATGAACAGTTCACCTGGTCTGACGCTCAGACGGGGGATTACACAAACTGGGGCCCTAATGAACCTGCAGG GGATGCACAGACCGGCATATGTGCAGCAAAAATCAAAGAGGAGACGGGCGAATTTGGGAAATGGAAAGGCCACATGTGCAGATACGAGCGTCCCTACATGTGTGAACGACCACTGAACA CTATCTGCGCTCCGGGCTGGCACAGCTTCGGTGGCAGCTGCTACTGGATGGTCAGTAACACCGACCTGTTGACCACCTGGTACGAGGCCGTCACCAAGTGCTCCGATATGGGCGCTCACCTGCTGATAATCAACAG TCAGGAGGAACAGTTCTACATCAACGGGAACCTTCCAGACTTTCACCAGGTGAACGTTCCTGACATCTGGATCGGTTTGTCAG ATAAGGACCAGGACGGGAGTTTCAACTGGGTGGATAAATCCAAGATTGAGTTTTCCAACTACAGTCCTGGCTGGCCCAAAAACACTGCCAACCTGTGGGACTGTGGGCAGATCTTCACAG GGAATTATGACGGCAAGTGGGAGACGACCAACTGCTTCAAGAGCCACGGTTACATTTGTGAGATGACGGGCGGACAGAACCCCAAACCCACCGCAACTCCTG ATTCCCACTGCGACGCTGGATACTTGCTGTACGGGGACTTCTGCTATCAGTTCGAGACCGAAGAAGTGAAGAACTGGCAGGATGCTGAGGCCCACTGTGTCAAAGAGCAGGGTCACCTGGCCAGCTTCCACACGCAGGAGGAGCTGAGCTTCCTCGTTG CTCACATGCCGATAGCAGCCTGGATCGGACTGAATGATATCCACGTTGAAAACCAGTTTGTGTTCAGCGATGGAACCTCTCCT GATCTCGTCCCGTGGGTTCCCGGCCAGCCGGACAACTGGCAGGGCAACGAGGACTGTGTGCACATCAGAGGGATGAATGAAGTGGAACCCGGGTTACTCAATGATGATTACTGCACCAGCTCCAGGGACTTCATCTGCAAGAAAC CCAAGGGTCAAGGACCTCCTCCACAGCCCCCAACATCTGGACCAG GGTGGAACGAGAAGTGCGGCTCGTGGATGGCCGACCCGTTTAACGACTACTGCTACCTGTTTAACTACCTGTCGATGAGGTCGTGGGCGGACGCTCGAGCCGACTGCGTCAACCAGGGAGGAGATCTGCTCAGCATCACCGAACCCTTCGAGCAGGGCTTCATACAAG GCGTGATCCAGCACAGTCCCACAGGGATCTCTCTGTGGATGGGCGGCCATGACTCGGTCACTGAAGGCGGCTGGGAGTGGATGGACGGTTCTCCTTTCAGATTCATCAACTGGAACGCAG GTAACCCGGACGACTACTACGGTGAAGACTGCCTgtccatcatcatcaacaacggCTACTGGAACGACGACAACTGTGAATACAAAAGAGGGTACGTCTGCAAGAGGAGAG GTGTAACACCTgagcctcctccacctcatgATG GTTTCATGACGGCGCTGGTGTGCCAGGGCTCCACTGCCGTCCTCCACTGTCTGGACGAAAGTGTCATCAACATCCAGTCGGCTTTCTATGGACGAAAGAGCGACGAGATCTGCCCACACATGGAGGGATCAGAAG gGACCTgcacagtgaacaacatcctcccTCACTACAGAAAGACGTGTGACAATCGTCAGTTCTGCTTCGTGTACGCCCACACGGATCCCGACCCCTGTCCCGACATTTCCAAATATCTGGAGATTGTGTACACCTGTGAACAAAAAG TGTGCCTGCACGGCCTGGGCGTCGAGGATGGGAACATCACGGACTCCCagctctctgcctcctcctcctctgccagctTCACTGCCAGCAAAGCCCGCTTGAATGGAGATTCCTGCTGGAGGCCTTCAAGCA CTGCCTCAAGCTGGATCCAGGTTAACTTGGGCCAGACCAGGAAAGTAACAGGAATAGTGATCCAGGGTTGTCCCCAGTACGACTACTGGGTCACCAAATTTAAGCTCCAGCACAGCATGGACGGACTGAGCTGGACCGACTACACCGCTGACGGGGAG TTTTTCCCAGGCTCATTAGACAGGAACAGTCCTGAGACCCAGCTGCTGGGCACGCCTGTGTCGGCTCAGTACGTCCGCATCCTCCCGCTGGAGGTCAACGGTCAGGCAGGCCTTCGCTTCGACGTCTTAGGATGCACACCGGACT ATGCAATCACGTGCGGCAGCGTGCCCGCCTTCAGCTTCGTCAATGATAAAAAGAG CGTCCACTGTCCAGCAGGCTGCGCCCGGGACAGCTACACTGTGTACGGCACCTCAGAATACCGCGGG GACTCAAACATCTGTGCTGCAGCCATCCATGCTGGAGTGATGCTGAATGAAGTCGGAGGAGATTGTACTATGTTGAAAACTGCAGGACTGGACTTCTATCCCGGCTCCACCAGGAACGGCATCACCTCAAGGCA ATATGATGGAAGCTTTGGTGTGTCTTTCACTTTTGCAGACGGGG AGTTGAGGTGTTCAGGGCCGGACTGGTACGAGTTTGCAGACTTCTGCTACAAACCTTTCCAAGACAAAAAGACATGGCACGATGCCCAGACCGCCTGCAGGAATCTGGGTGCCGAGCTCGTATCCATCCGCTCGATGACGGAGCAGCTCTGGCTGGAAAGCTACCTGTACCTGG AAACCAGTGACGTGTGGACCGGTATGAATGACCTGGATTTCCCTGGCTTTTTCATCTGGTCGGACGGACACCTGGTGACCTTCACTTACTGGGCTCCCGGGGAACCCAACAACCACGCTGGGTACAATGAAGACTGTGTTGAGATGTTACACCaa ACTGGCAGATGGAACGACGTGACCTGCTCAGAACTCAATACCTACATATGCAAAATGCCCAAAGGACATTACCCGGTGCCCTCTGTGAAACCCACCGTGTACGGATGTCCTCAG GGCTGGGAGGCATACGGCTACGCCTGCTACTGGATGGAGGAGACTCCCAGGAGCTGGTCGGAGGCGAAGGAGTTCTGTGAAGGCCAGGACAGCTTCTTGGTGCACCTCGGAGACAT TTACGAGCAGGCACATTTCACAGTGGAGCTGTCGGGAAAGACTGGATTCTGGTGGATTGGCCTGCGTGCTCAAGGAGGAGCGAGTGGAGGGGTGGACTACTACTGGGACAACGGCTTACCTCTCACCTTCACTCACTGGGACAAAGACCAGCCAG ATAGCGGGGATGGCAAATGCGTGGCGATGACCTCGGGTCAGATCGGTGGTTTCTGGGATGACAAGGAGTGCTCGGAGAAGTTCAACTTCTTCTGCGAGAAACCCAGGCCCGATATCAACCCGCCCACGAAAGCCCCGACTCCTCCTCCGGCGCAGGGCTGCGCTACCGGCTGGACGGCTCAGCCTCACTTCAGATACTGCTACAAG CTCTTCCACAATGTGGACTGGTCCATGAAGAAGAGCTGGGGAGCAGCGCGTGAGGACTGCGTCTCCCGAGGAGCCGATCTGGTCAGCATCCACaaccaggaggaggaagacttcCTGTCTCTGTACAGCAAAGGCACCAGCAAGTGGATCGGCCTCAAGCGCAACCCAACAGAGGGAG GATACTCCTGGAGCGATGGCACCCCTGTCAGCCACACCAACTGGGGTTACGGGGAGCCCAACGACCACGAGGGCCGCGAGGAGTGTGTTGAGATGGTGAGCAGCACCAACGGGACGTTCTCCTGGTGGAACGACCTCAACTGTGACGCTCACCAAGACTGGATTTGCAGAATTACCAAGGGAAAGAACCCCATCCTGCCCCCCGTGCCCCCGTCTCCAGTCCCAG CTCCCGACTGTGGGCCGAACCCCGGCTGGAGGAAGAACAACAACGTCTGCTACTACTACAACGACACCGACATCGTGGACTTCCACACGGCTATGGTCCGCTGCTACGAGGAGAAGGCCAGGCTCGTCAGCATCCACAGCACAGAGGAACAGGCCTACGTCAACACCATG GTGGGGACAGGCGACGTCACCGCAGCCTGGATTGGGATGAGGATGTTCGGCATCGCGAGTGGACAATAcca TTGGGTGGACCACTCTGCTGTTTCCTACACTCACTGGGCTCCAGGTGAGCCCAACAACGCCAACGGGGAGGAGCAGTGTGTTCAGATGAACCGACACCAAG GTACATGGAATGATGCCAACTGTGGGCGGGCTGGAGCAGGTTACGTCTGTAAGAAGCTCCCCGGAGATAACCAcacccctcctccacccacacagcccTGGGAGGGCAACTGCCCTGAAG GTTGGATGCGATTCAAGGATAAGTGCTTCATGTTCAAAGGGAAGGAAAACGACATCAAAGCCAACTGGACTTTTGCTTCGAGTTGGTGCAAAGACCAAGGAGGAGAGCTGGCCATTATTGACAACCAATACGAGAACG acTTTGTGTCCAGTTACCTGAAGGACCTGCACCGCCACACGTGGATCGGCCTGTCAGATCTCCTGGCGGAGAATCAGTACGCCTGGAGTGACGGGGTCAGCCCCGTGAAGTACACCAACTGGAACGAAAAGGAGCCCAACAACGCAGGAGGAGCG GAACACTGTGTGGCCATAAGTCACAACTACCTGGTGACCGGCAGGTGGAACGATGACGGCTGTCACAAAGAACACAGCTTCGTCTGCTCCAGGAAGAAAT CAAGCACCGTTGATCCTCCACCCCCAACCAAGAACCCGTGCCCGGATGGCTACATCTCCTGGTACCTGAACTGCTACAAGCTGGTGGAGGAGCCGGCGACCTGGGACGCGGCTCAGACGGCCTGCGAGCAGCAGGGAGGCAACCTGGCCAGCATCGACATGAGCTACGACCAGGCCTTCGTCGCAGGAGTGGTGCTGCAGGGCAAAGCTGATGCCTGGATCGGACTCAGGCGCGAG GAGGACGGCTCCTACATGTGGACAGATGGCTGGCCAGTTTTCTTCACTCAGTGGGGACCAGGAGAGCCGAGCAACATTGAGGGCGAGGGCTGCGTGAGCATGCACGGCTCACGACTGTTCCACGGGACCTGGAACGACACCAAGTGTGACGTCTCTAAACCCTACATCTGCAAGATCTCCTCCG AGAAACCTCCACCGACTCCAGCTCCCGGTGATGGGAAGTGTCCGCCCTTCTGGTTCCCCTACGGCCGCTACTGTTACTACGTGTACGACGGTCAGCAGGGTTTCTCCTGGCCAGACTCGCGACACTACTGCCAGTCGGTCAGGGGGGACCTTGCCTCCAtccacagcagagcagaggtcGAGTTCATCAGGAACCTCAACTACACCAAATATCACCACATCTGGATCGGCCTCACCAGGGACAACAACT TCGGCTGGGCCTGGACTGATAAGACGTCTCTGGGCTTCACCAACTGGGCTCCCAATGAGCCAAACTTTGCCTTCCACCCCGGAGACGTGGCCGAAGAGAACTGCGTGGAGATGTACCACGACGGACACTGGAACGACAACAACTGCCTCGAGAAGAGAGGTTTCGTATGCCGGCACCGCCAGT ACTATACAACTGATGATGGCGGCAATCCAATAATTCCCACTGATGGTCCAGACGGTAGCGGCAACA ATGGAGGGGTGGTAGCTGGCGCCATCATTGGAGCCATTCTGTTTGTGGTCTTGATTGTCGGACTGCTGTACTATGTCATTAAAGTCCGGGGGTACAAACTGAGCAGCTTGAGCCTGCCAACAAGATCCACCAATAACGCTGATGTG GTCACCTTCAACAACCCCAACTTTGAAACAGACACGTAA